One part of the Gemmatimonadota bacterium genome encodes these proteins:
- a CDS encoding response regulator, with protein sequence MAATIGPIATWVCLGTFLLTTFVMQVVLRLPLVPLGVTNVVGAVTCLVSLWLMRAGHPTAGTRLTLVAVVIDTVLDMFLGPAAFDPAMVFVPNVVVGTCLLLGTREAVVVAVIYLVAIPASVPWPAVLAGRVDATSLAGVIMTEFACVGATMLVIVARHAMLELTQQAQTLAARLGVLVERAPDGIVLMDEDGTVRHANPAAERCLAPHVVRPGVSFPALLSQYDGAPADAAYIHGACDQLLRAYVRDSGRDLALTAARVELPGSDRYLELIVRDVSPRNREGRGGRVTPASPAPAPAPHRVLVVDDDAAVREMIVRQLTRLGWSATPCATGLEALRQLGARPGDFDVLLTDVRMPSLDGPELARRVRALVPSLPIVLMSGETAGLTRDLVLTGRPWLFLEKPFDGEQMRDVLESAIAAQR encoded by the coding sequence TTGGCGGCCACCATCGGTCCGATCGCGACCTGGGTCTGCCTTGGCACCTTCCTCCTGACGACCTTCGTCATGCAGGTGGTGCTGCGCCTCCCGCTCGTGCCGCTGGGCGTCACCAACGTGGTCGGTGCCGTGACGTGCCTCGTGTCGCTGTGGCTCATGCGCGCCGGGCACCCGACTGCGGGCACGCGACTGACCCTCGTGGCGGTGGTGATCGACACGGTGCTGGACATGTTCCTGGGCCCCGCCGCGTTCGATCCGGCGATGGTCTTCGTCCCCAACGTCGTCGTCGGGACGTGCTTGCTGCTGGGAACGCGCGAGGCGGTCGTCGTTGCGGTGATCTACCTGGTCGCGATCCCGGCGTCGGTCCCGTGGCCGGCGGTGCTCGCCGGCCGCGTCGACGCGACCTCACTCGCCGGCGTGATCATGACCGAGTTCGCCTGCGTCGGGGCCACGATGCTCGTGATCGTCGCTCGGCACGCCATGCTGGAGTTGACCCAGCAGGCGCAAACGCTGGCCGCGCGCCTCGGCGTGCTGGTCGAGCGTGCACCTGACGGGATCGTCCTCATGGACGAGGACGGGACGGTGCGGCACGCCAATCCCGCCGCCGAGCGGTGCCTGGCCCCGCACGTAGTCCGCCCCGGCGTGTCGTTCCCCGCGCTGCTGTCGCAGTACGACGGGGCTCCAGCGGATGCTGCCTACATTCACGGTGCCTGCGACCAGCTGCTGCGGGCCTACGTGCGCGACTCGGGGCGCGACCTCGCGCTCACCGCTGCGCGGGTGGAACTCCCGGGAAGCGACCGATACCTCGAACTGATCGTGCGCGACGTCTCGCCCCGCAACCGCGAGGGACGCGGGGGGCGCGTGACGCCCGCGTCGCCGGCGCCGGCGCCGGCCCCGCATCGCGTGCTGGTGGTGGACGACGACGCCGCGGTGCGCGAGATGATCGTGCGGCAACTCACCCGACTGGGATGGAGCGCCACCCCCTGCGCCACCGGACTCGAGGCTCTGCGGCAGCTGGGCGCGCGGCCAGGCGATTTCGACGTCCTGCTGACCGACGTCCGCATGCCATCGCTGGACGGCCCCGAGCTGGCGCGTCGCGTGCGGGCGCTCGTCCCCTCGCTCCCCATCGTGCTCATGTCGGGCGAAACGGCGGGGCTCACGCGTGATCTGGTGCTCACCGGGCGTCCCTGGCTCTTTCTCGAGAAGCCATTCGACGGCGAGCAGATGCGCGACGTCCTGGAGAGCGCGATCGCCGCGCAGCGCTAG
- a CDS encoding serine/threonine protein kinase, whose translation MADLNTEREFPGLVNALAGDYTIVRELGRGGMGVVFLARDDRLDRPVALKVLPPALASDPTVRERFLREARTAAQLSHPNIVPVYSADEAAGWAYFAMAFVDGESLGERVKALGPLPADAAVRLLRDAAWALAYAHARGVVHRDVKPDNLLLERGTDRLVVTDFGIAQAPEASRLTQTGHVMGSVHFMSPEQGAGDALDGRSDLYSLGTVGFLLLSGRLPFDHQQSAAILVQRATRDAPSLRSVAPTVAAPIAKVIDRCLERDPSARPPTGEALAELLVRALQDVATSDAASPSQPVLTESEANLVWRRAAQLQAEAASRLESRTREQVALARTDGRDGAGREPSGGFRVTAVQAAAEEAGISRQFVSLALAELRADTGAGQGMVARSAEPSAIVRATLGRTPRTISNSRVFDHSPRRVLAAMGMALQRAPAGLRLRETIGGHALHGGVLVFDIQGMEGYTASGTGVAYGNYLWSWTRYQMWVKTLRAQLAPVGGDSSRCEVTLTIEPPEGRAGALWESFGFGAGGGLTGAMAGALLAKKAILVALFGLPTALPLLAGGAALGALGNRLLYQYAIRQSREEMRKALDEIGLEFTRAQTFGDPFGDPAGEPPRLRR comes from the coding sequence ATGGCTGACCTGAACACCGAACGTGAGTTCCCCGGCCTCGTGAACGCCTTGGCCGGGGATTACACCATCGTCCGGGAGTTGGGGCGTGGCGGGATGGGGGTCGTCTTCCTCGCGCGCGACGACCGCCTCGACCGCCCGGTCGCCCTCAAGGTCCTCCCCCCGGCGCTCGCCTCCGACCCCACGGTCCGCGAGCGATTTCTGCGCGAGGCACGCACCGCCGCGCAGCTCTCCCATCCCAACATCGTCCCCGTCTACTCGGCCGACGAAGCGGCGGGGTGGGCCTACTTCGCCATGGCCTTCGTCGACGGGGAATCGCTCGGCGAACGAGTCAAGGCGCTGGGGCCGCTCCCGGCCGATGCGGCGGTGCGACTGCTGCGGGACGCGGCCTGGGCCCTCGCCTACGCGCACGCCCGCGGCGTCGTCCATCGCGACGTGAAGCCGGACAACCTCCTGCTCGAACGCGGGACCGATCGGTTGGTCGTCACCGACTTCGGGATCGCACAGGCGCCGGAGGCGTCGCGCCTCACGCAGACCGGGCACGTCATGGGCTCGGTCCACTTCATGAGTCCCGAGCAGGGGGCGGGCGATGCGCTCGACGGGCGCAGCGACCTCTATTCGTTGGGCACCGTCGGCTTCCTCCTGCTCAGCGGGCGGCTCCCGTTCGACCATCAGCAGTCGGCGGCAATCCTGGTGCAGCGCGCCACGCGCGACGCCCCGTCACTGCGCAGTGTGGCTCCCACGGTGGCCGCGCCGATCGCGAAGGTCATCGATCGCTGCCTGGAGCGAGATCCCAGCGCGCGCCCGCCGACCGGCGAGGCGCTGGCCGAGCTGCTCGTGCGGGCGCTGCAGGACGTCGCCACCAGCGATGCGGCATCCCCGTCGCAACCGGTGCTCACCGAGAGCGAAGCCAACCTCGTCTGGCGGCGCGCCGCGCAGCTGCAAGCCGAGGCGGCGTCGCGGCTCGAGTCACGCACGCGCGAGCAGGTGGCGCTGGCCCGCACCGACGGGCGCGATGGCGCCGGGCGCGAGCCGTCCGGCGGCTTCCGCGTCACGGCCGTGCAGGCGGCCGCCGAAGAAGCCGGAATCTCTCGGCAGTTTGTCTCACTCGCCCTCGCCGAGCTGCGGGCCGACACCGGGGCAGGGCAGGGGATGGTGGCGCGGTCCGCCGAACCGTCGGCGATCGTGCGTGCTACGCTGGGTCGCACGCCGCGGACCATCTCCAATTCGCGCGTCTTCGACCATTCGCCGCGTCGCGTGCTGGCCGCCATGGGGATGGCGCTGCAGCGCGCCCCGGCAGGGCTGCGCCTGCGCGAGACGATCGGCGGCCACGCGTTGCATGGTGGGGTGCTCGTCTTCGACATCCAGGGGATGGAGGGGTACACCGCTTCGGGGACGGGGGTGGCGTACGGCAACTACCTGTGGTCGTGGACGCGCTACCAGATGTGGGTCAAGACGCTGCGTGCGCAGCTCGCGCCGGTCGGCGGTGACTCGTCTCGCTGTGAAGTGACGCTCACCATCGAGCCTCCCGAGGGGCGCGCCGGCGCCCTGTGGGAATCGTTCGGCTTCGGGGCCGGGGGCGGGTTGACTGGGGCCATGGCGGGAGCGCTCCTCGCCAAGAAGGCGATCCTCGTGGCGCTCTTCGGGCTGCCGACGGCGCTCCCCCTCCTCGCTGGCGGGGCGGCGCTCGGCGCGCTCGGCAATCGCCTGCTCTACCAGTACGCGATCCGTCAGTCGCGCGAGGAAATGCGCAAGGCGCTCGATGAGATCGGGCTCGAGTTCACGCGGGCGCAGACGTTCGGCGATCCCTTCGGCGACCCGGCGGGGGAGCCGCCACGACTGCGCCGTTAG
- a CDS encoding serine/threonine protein kinase, giving the protein MSELRTHLQRALDGAFALERELYTSDSTRSFVANDLAGGRQVVLRRVDAEGSTRSSIERFLREVKRLGRLQHRNIVPVSSAGEHAGVLYYTMPFIDAPTLRERMATGTPVSLSESMHVLRDVATAMVYAHAQGVVHGDLRPERVLVAGGTTMLTDLGIVPAMVGSRLMPRQSLGSPAYLAPEQVAGAVGDSRADLYAWGVMAYELVTGAHPFARHTTPQALRDAHRLHAPAPIGRGNPSLPAALARVVMRCLAKEPDKRPLSAADLLVALDNSARPQATPVGLMTTAELATDTRPSRKRGGWLAVALLCASIAAAGWFLLQRTR; this is encoded by the coding sequence GTGAGCGAGCTACGTACGCACTTGCAGCGCGCGCTGGATGGCGCGTTCGCCCTCGAGCGCGAGCTGTACACCAGCGATTCCACCCGCTCGTTCGTGGCGAACGACCTCGCGGGGGGGCGACAGGTCGTCCTGCGCCGGGTCGACGCCGAAGGGAGCACGCGCTCCTCGATCGAGCGATTCCTCCGCGAGGTGAAGCGCCTCGGGCGCCTGCAGCACCGGAACATCGTCCCCGTCTCCTCCGCCGGCGAACACGCGGGGGTGCTCTACTACACGATGCCGTTCATCGACGCGCCGACGCTGCGCGAACGGATGGCGACGGGGACGCCGGTCTCCCTGTCCGAGTCGATGCACGTGCTGCGCGATGTGGCCACCGCGATGGTCTACGCGCATGCGCAAGGCGTCGTCCACGGCGACCTGCGCCCCGAACGCGTCCTGGTGGCTGGTGGCACGACGATGCTCACCGACCTTGGCATCGTGCCGGCGATGGTCGGGTCGCGCCTGATGCCGCGCCAGTCGTTAGGGAGCCCTGCCTATCTCGCCCCCGAGCAGGTCGCGGGGGCGGTCGGCGACTCGCGCGCCGACCTGTACGCCTGGGGGGTGATGGCCTACGAGCTCGTCACCGGCGCACACCCTTTTGCGCGGCACACCACGCCGCAGGCCCTCCGGGACGCGCACCGTCTCCACGCGCCGGCGCCGATCGGTCGGGGCAACCCCTCGCTCCCCGCGGCGCTGGCGCGCGTGGTGATGCGATGCCTGGCGAAGGAACCGGACAAGCGCCCCCTGTCGGCGGCCGATCTCCTCGTCGCCCTGGACAACTCGGCGCGACCACAGGCGACCCCCGTGGGGCTCATGACGACCGCGGAGTTGGCGACGGACACCCGCCCCTCGCGCAAGCGCGGGGGCTGGCTTGCGGTGGCGCTGTTGTGCGCATCCATTGCAGCAGCCGGGTGGTTCCTGCTGCAGCGCACGCGCTGA
- a CDS encoding GcvT family protein codes for MSASPATAPVGSVPSHARVVVIGGGVIGCSVAYHLAHMGCRDVVLLERHQLTAGTTWHSAGLMVTFGSTSETSTEFRKYTRDLYARLEAETGLSTGFKPVGFIECAIDAGRLEEYRRVSTFNRYCGIDVQEISAREVQSLFPVARTDDILAGFYVKEDGRVNPVDVTMALAAGARMQGATLLEGVEATGLLSANGAVTGVRTSAGDITCEMVINCGGAWGRELGVQAGVNVPLQAAEHYYLLTEEIEGVSKSWPVLEDPASYGYFREEGGGLMIGLFEPVCAPWRIEGMPTDFAFGEIAPDWERVGGYIETAMQRVPISLTTGVRKLFCGPESFTPDLKPCLGEAPELRNYFVAAGLNSIGILTGGGVGRAMAHWMLNGRPDCDMTGFHLDRLHRYQANPEYRRTRTVESLGLVYQTHYPNRSMTTARGAKRAAIHDRLAARGAWFKDVSGWEGADWYTADGRPPEPEPLTFGRPRSWDNWKAEHDACRTGVILMDMSFMAKFLVQGRDAGRVLNWISANDVDGASGRTTYTQWLNEGGTLEADLTVTKLEPGFAGTSGEQAYMVIASDTAHRHVLTWIRRHTPDDAHCIATDVTSAYAQINVQGPRSRELLQRLTSADLSNAAFPFRAARDIDIGFARVLLVRITYLGELGYELYIPAEQAVHVYDLLVEAGRDLGLRHAGLKALASLRMEKGYRDYGHDIDNTDSPLEVGLGFALNLRKPGGFLGKDAVLAKKAAGIRKQLVQILVKDPEPLLFHAEVVRRDGVEMGYVRAASYGHTLGGAVGLAMIERADATIDQAWLDAGRWDVEIAGRRYPAVASLAPLYDPAMARIKA; via the coding sequence ATGTCCGCTTCCCCCGCGACCGCCCCGGTCGGCTCCGTTCCTTCGCACGCCCGCGTCGTCGTCATCGGCGGCGGCGTGATCGGCTGTTCGGTGGCCTATCACCTCGCGCACATGGGGTGCCGCGACGTCGTCCTCCTCGAGCGGCACCAGCTCACCGCCGGCACCACGTGGCACTCCGCCGGGCTCATGGTGACGTTCGGCTCCACCTCCGAGACGTCGACCGAATTCCGGAAGTACACCCGCGACCTCTACGCCCGCCTCGAGGCGGAGACCGGCCTCTCGACCGGCTTCAAGCCCGTGGGCTTCATCGAGTGCGCCATCGATGCGGGGCGCCTGGAGGAGTACCGGCGCGTCTCCACCTTCAACCGCTATTGCGGCATCGACGTCCAGGAGATCTCGGCCCGTGAGGTGCAATCACTCTTTCCCGTGGCCCGCACCGACGACATCCTGGCCGGCTTCTACGTGAAGGAGGACGGCCGCGTCAATCCGGTCGACGTGACGATGGCGCTCGCCGCCGGGGCGCGAATGCAGGGGGCGACGCTCCTCGAAGGCGTGGAAGCGACGGGGCTCCTCTCCGCCAACGGGGCGGTGACCGGCGTGCGCACGTCGGCCGGCGACATCACCTGCGAGATGGTGATCAACTGCGGTGGCGCGTGGGGGCGCGAACTCGGGGTGCAGGCTGGCGTCAACGTCCCGCTGCAGGCCGCCGAGCACTACTACCTGCTCACCGAGGAGATCGAGGGGGTCTCCAAGTCGTGGCCGGTGCTCGAGGACCCCGCCTCGTACGGCTACTTCCGCGAGGAAGGGGGCGGGTTGATGATCGGCCTCTTCGAACCCGTCTGTGCACCATGGCGGATCGAGGGGATGCCGACCGACTTCGCCTTCGGCGAGATCGCGCCCGATTGGGAGCGTGTGGGGGGCTACATCGAGACAGCGATGCAGCGCGTCCCGATCTCGCTCACCACCGGCGTGCGCAAGCTCTTCTGCGGCCCGGAGTCGTTCACCCCCGACCTCAAGCCGTGCCTGGGGGAGGCCCCCGAGCTCAGGAACTACTTCGTCGCCGCCGGACTGAACTCCATCGGCATCCTCACCGGCGGTGGGGTGGGGCGCGCGATGGCGCACTGGATGCTCAACGGACGCCCCGACTGCGACATGACCGGCTTCCACCTCGACCGGTTGCATCGCTATCAGGCCAACCCCGAGTATCGGCGCACGCGCACCGTCGAGTCGTTAGGGCTCGTGTACCAGACGCACTACCCCAACCGGTCGATGACGACGGCACGCGGGGCCAAGCGCGCGGCGATCCACGATCGACTCGCGGCGCGCGGTGCCTGGTTCAAGGACGTGAGCGGATGGGAAGGGGCCGACTGGTACACGGCGGATGGACGCCCCCCGGAGCCCGAGCCGCTCACCTTCGGCCGTCCCCGCTCCTGGGACAACTGGAAGGCGGAACACGACGCCTGCCGCACCGGCGTCATCCTGATGGACATGTCGTTCATGGCCAAGTTCCTCGTGCAGGGACGCGATGCCGGGCGCGTGCTCAACTGGATCTCGGCCAACGACGTGGATGGGGCGAGCGGGCGCACGACGTACACGCAGTGGCTCAACGAAGGCGGGACGCTGGAGGCCGACCTCACCGTCACCAAGCTCGAGCCGGGGTTCGCGGGCACGTCCGGCGAGCAGGCCTACATGGTGATTGCCTCCGATACGGCACACCGCCACGTGCTCACCTGGATCCGCCGCCATACCCCCGACGATGCGCACTGCATCGCCACCGACGTGACGAGCGCCTACGCGCAGATCAACGTCCAGGGGCCGCGTTCGCGTGAGCTGCTGCAGCGCCTGACGAGTGCCGATCTCTCCAACGCGGCCTTCCCCTTCCGCGCGGCCCGCGACATCGACATCGGCTTTGCGCGCGTGCTGCTGGTGCGCATCACCTACCTCGGCGAGTTGGGGTACGAGCTGTACATCCCGGCCGAACAGGCGGTGCACGTGTACGACCTGCTGGTCGAGGCGGGGCGTGACCTCGGGTTGCGGCACGCCGGCCTCAAGGCGCTCGCGTCGCTGCGCATGGAGAAGGGCTATCGCGACTACGGGCACGACATCGACAACACCGATTCCCCGCTCGAGGTAGGGCTCGGCTTCGCGCTCAACCTGCGCAAGCCTGGCGGCTTCCTGGGGAAGGACGCCGTGCTCGCCAAGAAGGCAGCCGGCATTCGCAAGCAGCTGGTGCAGATCCTGGTGAAGGATCCGGAGCCGCTCCTCTTTCACGCCGAGGTGGTGCGGCGCGACGGCGTGGAGATGGGATACGTGCGCGCCGCGTCGTACGGCCACACGCTGGGCGGCGCCGTCGGCCTGGCGATGATCGAACGCGCCGACGCCACCATCGACCAGGCATGGCTCGACGCCGGACGCTGGGATGTGGAGATTGCAGGGCGCCGCTATCCGGCGGTGGCGTCGCTCGCGCCGTTGTACGATCCGGCGATGGCGCGCATCAAGGCGTAG
- a CDS encoding beta-lactamase family protein: protein MIPISAMRGIGALSLAVLALAPVPLTAQGREPFPGMDRYIEQALATWKVPGIGLAIVRNDSLIYAKGYGVRAVGKPERVDAQTIFAIGSSSKAFTAASIAMLVDEKKVSLDASPATYLPGFQLYDPYATRELTVRDLLSHRSGLARGELAWYGSGFDRDEIVRRVRYLKPTWSFRSQFGYQNIMYITAGQVVAKVSGKTWDDFVRERIFAPLGMTASTTTIRGLESTADVAQPHAEIRDTVRAIPWRNIDNAGPAGSINSNVVDMAQWVRL from the coding sequence ATGATTCCGATCAGCGCGATGCGCGGCATTGGCGCGCTGTCCCTGGCGGTGCTGGCACTTGCACCTGTGCCGCTCACGGCGCAGGGGCGGGAGCCGTTTCCCGGGATGGACCGCTACATCGAGCAGGCGTTGGCGACCTGGAAGGTGCCGGGGATCGGCCTGGCGATCGTGCGCAACGACTCGCTGATCTATGCGAAGGGGTACGGCGTGCGCGCGGTCGGCAAGCCCGAGCGCGTGGATGCGCAGACCATCTTCGCCATCGGCTCGTCGTCCAAGGCGTTCACGGCGGCATCGATCGCGATGCTCGTCGACGAGAAGAAGGTCTCCCTCGATGCGTCGCCCGCGACGTACCTCCCGGGCTTCCAGCTGTACGACCCGTATGCCACCCGCGAGCTCACCGTCCGCGACCTGCTGAGTCACCGCAGCGGGCTGGCGCGTGGGGAGCTGGCGTGGTACGGCTCAGGCTTCGACCGCGACGAGATCGTGCGCCGCGTGCGCTACCTCAAGCCGACGTGGTCGTTCCGCTCGCAGTTCGGCTACCAGAACATCATGTACATCACCGCTGGGCAGGTGGTGGCCAAGGTGTCGGGGAAGACGTGGGACGACTTCGTGCGCGAGCGCATCTTCGCCCCGCTGGGCATGACCGCGAGCACCACGACGATCCGCGGCCTCGAGTCGACGGCCGACGTGGCGCAGCCGCACGCCGAGATCCGCGACACCGTGCGTGCGATTCCCTGGCGCAACATCGACAACGCCGGACCGGCAGGGTCGATCAACTCCAACGTCGTCGACATGGCGCAGTGGGTGCGCCTGTAG
- a CDS encoding DUF3471 domain-containing protein, whose product MYGTQRLISARLVDEMHQAHTVIRTDSAARASNPDTHLQAYGLGWFLQDYRGKVLVHHGGNVDGFTALVAMMPEEKFGVVLLTNMNGTGLPNALMLKLFDLQLKAPAKDWSGEGYKRLEQARARAQAAQGRAEARVANTTPTLPLASYTGTYTDSLYGDVVIAEANGKLQLTFGPTWRAELEHYHYDAFRARFDTPVLPPVPVTFRINGAGKVDEVQLDMAGVAEFRRTPAPPAGGGR is encoded by the coding sequence ATGTATGGCACCCAGCGGCTCATCTCCGCGCGGCTGGTTGACGAGATGCACCAGGCGCACACGGTGATCCGCACCGACTCGGCGGCGCGGGCCAGCAATCCCGACACGCACTTGCAGGCGTACGGGCTTGGCTGGTTCCTGCAGGACTATCGCGGAAAGGTCCTCGTGCATCACGGGGGGAACGTCGACGGCTTCACGGCGCTGGTCGCGATGATGCCCGAGGAGAAGTTCGGCGTCGTCCTGCTCACCAACATGAACGGGACGGGGTTGCCGAACGCGCTGATGCTCAAGCTCTTCGACCTCCAGCTCAAGGCGCCGGCGAAGGACTGGAGCGGCGAGGGCTACAAGCGGTTGGAGCAGGCGCGGGCCCGGGCGCAGGCGGCGCAGGGCCGCGCCGAGGCGCGCGTGGCCAACACCACGCCCACGCTGCCGTTGGCGTCGTACACGGGGACGTACACCGACTCGCTCTACGGCGACGTGGTGATTGCGGAAGCGAACGGCAAGTTGCAGCTGACGTTCGGCCCGACCTGGCGCGCGGAGCTCGAGCACTACCATTACGACGCCTTCCGCGCGCGGTTCGACACGCCGGTCCTGCCGCCGGTGCCGGTCACCTTCCGCATCAACGGGGCGGGCAAGGTCGACGAGGTCCAGCTCGACATGGCAGGGGTGGCGGAGTTCCGCCGCACGCCGGCCCCTCCTGCTGGCGGAGGTCGTTAG
- a CDS encoding TetR/AcrR family transcriptional regulator: MAAPPETASFHAWVAEQQRDAGPRRKGERTRDRIRLATVALLNEVGYRHLKVADICDRAGVTAPVLYRYFDGKQALTMDVLGEFLDRFMAAPRDGGTLTPYQTIFAANRRWVTMARANAGLMRCLLEASEDEPAFKALFARESDRWNRRIVDSIVRRFPSAEGERADIELTIVALGGMVDELTRRLFAARAADVTRLVEEVASDDDALAHFISVLWYRALYGAEPPAGEGPGVASTLVRAAAGRPSPAPRKGGRK; encoded by the coding sequence GTGGCAGCACCGCCCGAGACGGCGTCGTTTCACGCCTGGGTCGCCGAACAGCAGCGCGACGCCGGACCGCGCCGCAAGGGCGAGCGCACGCGCGATCGCATTCGGCTGGCGACCGTCGCGCTGCTCAACGAGGTCGGCTACCGCCATCTCAAGGTGGCCGACATCTGCGATCGCGCGGGGGTCACCGCCCCCGTGCTCTATCGCTACTTCGATGGCAAGCAGGCGCTCACCATGGACGTACTGGGCGAGTTTCTCGACCGGTTCATGGCGGCGCCGCGCGATGGCGGGACGCTGACGCCGTACCAGACGATCTTCGCGGCGAACCGCCGCTGGGTCACCATGGCGCGGGCCAACGCCGGGTTGATGCGCTGCCTCCTCGAGGCCTCGGAGGATGAGCCGGCGTTCAAGGCACTCTTCGCCCGCGAGAGCGACCGATGGAACCGGCGCATCGTCGACTCGATCGTGCGGCGATTCCCGAGTGCCGAGGGTGAGCGCGCCGACATCGAGCTCACGATCGTCGCGCTGGGTGGGATGGTCGACGAACTCACGCGCCGGCTGTTCGCGGCACGCGCGGCCGACGTCACGCGCCTCGTGGAGGAGGTCGCCAGCGACGACGACGCACTCGCACACTTCATCTCGGTCCTCTGGTATCGCGCGCTGTATGGCGCCGAACCGCCGGCCGGCGAAGGACCGGGGGTCGCGTCCACGCTGGTGCGCGCGGCCGCCGGGCGCCCCTCGCCCGCACCCAGGAAGGGGGGGCGGAAGTAG
- a CDS encoding DJ-1/PfpI family protein, producing MQRFIDDLAQGDAKVREQIVPTKWRRIALVAYPGMFPLDLLGPKSIFEDLLNTHVHIVGKTKAPIATGRNAQLLPDVTFADCPENLDVIFVPGGGLGTMAMMRDQELHAFLRKQAETARFITSVCTGSLVLGSAGLLRGYKATTHWVTHDILAQLGATPVKSRVVEDRNRITGAGVTAGLDLAFVITSRLTGETYAKAEMLNVEYDPNPPFRAGTPKEAGKVVTGALSRMYEPLVGGMRAAATDASKRFG from the coding sequence ATGCAGCGCTTCATCGACGACCTGGCGCAGGGTGATGCCAAGGTTCGCGAGCAGATCGTCCCCACCAAGTGGCGCCGCATCGCCCTGGTCGCCTATCCCGGGATGTTCCCGCTCGACCTGCTCGGCCCCAAGTCGATCTTCGAGGACCTGCTCAACACGCACGTGCACATCGTCGGCAAGACCAAGGCGCCGATCGCCACCGGGCGCAACGCGCAGCTCCTCCCCGACGTCACCTTCGCCGACTGCCCCGAGAACCTGGACGTCATCTTCGTCCCCGGTGGCGGGCTCGGGACGATGGCGATGATGCGCGACCAGGAGCTGCACGCCTTCCTGCGCAAGCAGGCCGAAACGGCCCGCTTCATCACCAGCGTTTGCACCGGATCGTTGGTCCTGGGCTCGGCCGGGCTGCTGCGCGGCTACAAGGCCACCACCCACTGGGTCACGCACGACATCCTCGCCCAGCTCGGCGCCACGCCCGTGAAGTCACGCGTGGTCGAGGATCGCAATCGCATCACGGGTGCCGGTGTGACGGCGGGACTCGACCTCGCCTTCGTCATCACGTCGCGCCTGACGGGCGAGACGTACGCCAAGGCCGAGATGCTCAATGTGGAGTACGATCCCAACCCGCCGTTCCGCGCCGGGACGCCGAAGGAAGCGGGGAAGGTCGTGACCGGTGCGTTGTCGCGCATGTACGAACCGCTGGTGGGCGGGATGCGCGCCGCGGCGACCGATGCGTCGAAGCGCTTTGGCTAA